From one Lolium rigidum isolate FL_2022 chromosome 4, APGP_CSIRO_Lrig_0.1, whole genome shotgun sequence genomic stretch:
- the LOC124650191 gene encoding gibberellin-regulated protein 3-like — translation MAGKEARLLACVALVVLLLLVETTAPSGQAHAINCGGACSYRCSKSSRPNLCQRACNTCCRRCGCVPPGTAGNEDVCPCYAHMTTHNGRHKCP, via the exons ATGGCCGGCAAGGAGGCTAGACTGCTCGCGTGCGTGGCGCTCGTCGTCCTCTTGCTCCTCGTAGAG ACCACCGCCCCCAGTGGACAAGCTCACGCTATTA ATTGCGGCGGCGCGTGCTCGTACCGGTGCAGCAAGTCGAGCCGGCCGAACCTGTGCCAGCGGGCGTGCAACACGTGCTGCCGGCGCTGCGGCTGCGTGCCGCCGGGCACCGCCGGCAACGAGGACGTCTGCCCCTGCTACGCCCACATGACCACGCACAACGGGCGCCACAAGTGCCCATGA
- the LOC124650192 gene encoding uncharacterized protein LOC124650192: protein MSLACLVCHGMGSPSHSLRSYSVSSSEDDNRCGAVVTCLTRRVAPAGSASVGTSKVTPFPSMATGQSAEGTPRLQRSRAVSRDLVRDWNFDEAIVTN, encoded by the coding sequence ATGAGTCTTGCTTGTCTCGTATGCCATGGCATGGGCAGCCCATCGCACTCTCTCAGGAGCTACTCAGTGTCCAGTTCGGAGGATGACAACCGATGTGGAGCTGTTGTCACCTGCTTAACTCGGAGAGTAGCCCCTGCTGGATCTGCTAGTGTTGGGACATCAAAGGTGACCCCCTTTCCATCCATGGCAACTGGTCAAAGTGCTGAGGGAACTCCTCGTCTTCAGCGAAGCCGTGCTGTGTCAAGAGACCTTGTCAGAGACTGGAATTTCGATGAAGCCATTGTCACGAACTAG
- the LOC124707469 gene encoding bifunctional aspartate aminotransferase and glutamate/aspartate-prephenate aminotransferase-like isoform X2, whose product MAFSSIATPSSSSSSSSFTLPTKPSPGGGSVSFSRASWEGTRKVRMAAVRAEAVDTSISPRVSALRPSKTMAITDQASALRQAGVPVIGLAAGEPDFDTPAAIAEAGMNAIRDGSTRYTPNAGTMELRKAICNKLQEENGLSYSPDQVLVSNGAKQCITQAVLAVCSPGDEVLIPAPFWVSYPEMARLAGATPVILPTSISDNFLLKPESLASVITEKSRLLILCSPSNPTGSVYPRELLEEIADIVKKYPRLLVLSDEIYEHIIYHPAKHTSFAALPGMWDRTLTVNGFSKAFAMTGWRLGYLAAPKHFVSACGKIQSQYTSGASSISQKAGLAALNLGYAGGEAVSTMVKAFQERRDYLVRNFKELPGVKISEPQGAFYLFIDFSSYYGSEVEGFGTIKDSETLCMFLLEKAQVALVPGDAFGDDKGVRMSYAAALSTLQDAMEKIKEAMALVRPPVAV is encoded by the exons ATGGCATTCTCCTCCAtcgccaccccctcctcctcctcctcctcgtcgtctttCACCCTCCCCACCAAACCTTCCCCCGGCGGAGGCTccgtctccttctc CAGGGCGTCGTGGGAGGGGACGAGGAAGGTCAGGATGGCGGCGGTGAGGGCGGAGGCCGTGGACACGTCCATCAGCCCGCGGGTGAGCGCGCTGCGCCCCTCCAAGACCATGGCCATCACCGACCAGGCCAGCGCGCTGCGCCAGGCCGGGGTGCCCGTCATCGGCCTCGCCGCCGGGGAGCCCGACTTCGACACGCCGGCCGCGATCGCCGAG GCTGGGATGAATGCAATCAGGGATGGCTCTACGAGGTACACGCCTAATGCCGGGACTATGGAGCTCAGGAAGGCTATCTGCAACAAGCTccagg AGGAGAATGGCCTATCGTACAGCCCAGATCAGGTGCTAGTGAGCAATGGAGCTAAGCAGTGCATTACACAAGCTGTTCTTGCTGTTTGCTCACCTGGCGATGAG GTTTTGATACCAGCACCATTTTGGGTCAGCTATCCTGAAATGGCTAGGTTGGCTGGTGCAACACCAGTTATCCTTCCGACAAGCATATCAGACAATTTCCTGCTAAAGCCAGAGTCACTTGCCTCAGTGATCACTGAAAAATCAAGGCTGTTGATTCTATGCTCCCCATCTAATCCAACAGGCTCTGTGTATCCTAGGGAGCTGCTTGAGGAGATTGCTGATATAGTCAAGAAGTATCCTAGACTTCTG GTTCTATCTGATGAAATCTATGAGCATATTATCTATCATCCAGCTAAACACACAAGTTTTGCTGCCTTACCTGGAATGTGGGACAGAACATTAACTGTAAATGGGTTTTCTAAG GCTTTTGCTATGACTGGTTGGCGACTTGGATACTTAGCTGCCCCTAAGCATTTTGTGTCAGCTTGTGGAAAGATCCAAAGCCAG TACACATCTGGTGCCAGTAGTATATCACAGAAGGCAGGGCTTGCGGCCTTGAACCTAGGTTATGCCGGTGGTGAAGCAGTTTCAACCATGGTCAAAGCATTCCAGGAGCGCCGGGATTACCTTGTAAGAAATTTCAAGGAACTGCCAGGAGTCAAAATATCCGAACCTCAG GGTGCCTTCTATTTGTTCATCGACTTCAGCTCCTACTACGGTTCTGAGGTAGAAGGTTTTGGCACTATCAAGGACTCTGAGACCCTCTGCATGTTCCTGTTAGAAAAAGCACAG GTCGCGCTTGTCCCTGGGGATGCATTTGGAGATGACAAGGGTGTTCGTATGTCCTATGCCGCTGCACTATCAACTCTACAAGATGCAATGGAGAAGATAAAAGAAGCAATGGCTCTGGTCAGGCCCCCGGTTGCGGTTTAA
- the LOC124707469 gene encoding bifunctional aspartate aminotransferase and glutamate/aspartate-prephenate aminotransferase-like isoform X1 encodes MAFSSIATPSSSSSSSSFTLPTKPSPGGGSVSFSFSRASWEGTRKVRMAAVRAEAVDTSISPRVSALRPSKTMAITDQASALRQAGVPVIGLAAGEPDFDTPAAIAEAGMNAIRDGSTRYTPNAGTMELRKAICNKLQEENGLSYSPDQVLVSNGAKQCITQAVLAVCSPGDEVLIPAPFWVSYPEMARLAGATPVILPTSISDNFLLKPESLASVITEKSRLLILCSPSNPTGSVYPRELLEEIADIVKKYPRLLVLSDEIYEHIIYHPAKHTSFAALPGMWDRTLTVNGFSKAFAMTGWRLGYLAAPKHFVSACGKIQSQYTSGASSISQKAGLAALNLGYAGGEAVSTMVKAFQERRDYLVRNFKELPGVKISEPQGAFYLFIDFSSYYGSEVEGFGTIKDSETLCMFLLEKAQVALVPGDAFGDDKGVRMSYAAALSTLQDAMEKIKEAMALVRPPVAV; translated from the exons ATGGCATTCTCCTCCAtcgccaccccctcctcctcctcctcctcgtcgtctttCACCCTCCCCACCAAACCTTCCCCCGGCGGAGGCTccgtctccttctccttctccag GGCGTCGTGGGAGGGGACGAGGAAGGTCAGGATGGCGGCGGTGAGGGCGGAGGCCGTGGACACGTCCATCAGCCCGCGGGTGAGCGCGCTGCGCCCCTCCAAGACCATGGCCATCACCGACCAGGCCAGCGCGCTGCGCCAGGCCGGGGTGCCCGTCATCGGCCTCGCCGCCGGGGAGCCCGACTTCGACACGCCGGCCGCGATCGCCGAG GCTGGGATGAATGCAATCAGGGATGGCTCTACGAGGTACACGCCTAATGCCGGGACTATGGAGCTCAGGAAGGCTATCTGCAACAAGCTccagg AGGAGAATGGCCTATCGTACAGCCCAGATCAGGTGCTAGTGAGCAATGGAGCTAAGCAGTGCATTACACAAGCTGTTCTTGCTGTTTGCTCACCTGGCGATGAG GTTTTGATACCAGCACCATTTTGGGTCAGCTATCCTGAAATGGCTAGGTTGGCTGGTGCAACACCAGTTATCCTTCCGACAAGCATATCAGACAATTTCCTGCTAAAGCCAGAGTCACTTGCCTCAGTGATCACTGAAAAATCAAGGCTGTTGATTCTATGCTCCCCATCTAATCCAACAGGCTCTGTGTATCCTAGGGAGCTGCTTGAGGAGATTGCTGATATAGTCAAGAAGTATCCTAGACTTCTG GTTCTATCTGATGAAATCTATGAGCATATTATCTATCATCCAGCTAAACACACAAGTTTTGCTGCCTTACCTGGAATGTGGGACAGAACATTAACTGTAAATGGGTTTTCTAAG GCTTTTGCTATGACTGGTTGGCGACTTGGATACTTAGCTGCCCCTAAGCATTTTGTGTCAGCTTGTGGAAAGATCCAAAGCCAG TACACATCTGGTGCCAGTAGTATATCACAGAAGGCAGGGCTTGCGGCCTTGAACCTAGGTTATGCCGGTGGTGAAGCAGTTTCAACCATGGTCAAAGCATTCCAGGAGCGCCGGGATTACCTTGTAAGAAATTTCAAGGAACTGCCAGGAGTCAAAATATCCGAACCTCAG GGTGCCTTCTATTTGTTCATCGACTTCAGCTCCTACTACGGTTCTGAGGTAGAAGGTTTTGGCACTATCAAGGACTCTGAGACCCTCTGCATGTTCCTGTTAGAAAAAGCACAG GTCGCGCTTGTCCCTGGGGATGCATTTGGAGATGACAAGGGTGTTCGTATGTCCTATGCCGCTGCACTATCAACTCTACAAGATGCAATGGAGAAGATAAAAGAAGCAATGGCTCTGGTCAGGCCCCCGGTTGCGGTTTAA